Proteins encoded together in one Coffea arabica cultivar ET-39 chromosome 2c, Coffea Arabica ET-39 HiFi, whole genome shotgun sequence window:
- the LOC113725564 gene encoding uncharacterized protein: MGCFFACFGSSKKHHKTKKPESLTSPKNQNLNESHEVNEALICSNQADEEGAEIADPIEVIPEIKGKNEEQVSTSFGKKVTFDLLLKAPEECQAQEGALENDQKRKKRDESRPEVILDFPSSSEKKEGKAKKEESKDEADLLSDSTISSLFTYPPNHRYQNCESSDDECVDMGLKKNNPEDEEHDGKSDDNMDGNYEEKNGSEDSVDIQEESSELFSISIESRKQSSAVERDEKEVSSPLKPASDREVNRPNARDRTQYVHPVLNPIENLGQWKAVRAKTTSSLEHQEKENLNLVQEFTIPCAEKENSSLTSKNPIPFSEEPNPNQSQQQRSKRFSNRLRHDEVAVDTSLSSWLMESDKTPPDGNSPGSVGNSAPKKTESPTSFEDRPILGVLTVEDLKQMSKSATPSPRRSPRHSPDEMPIIGTVGSYWRHTREARAADTRSPGKGTSVTSCTTSRECRKGGMNGHHTPFQARLERTLDGATVQV, translated from the exons ATGGGGTGCTTTTTTGCTTGCTTTGGCTCCTCCAAAAAGCACCACAAAACCAAAAAGCCCGAAAGTTTAACTTCCCCTAAAAATCAG AATTTAAATGAAAGCCATGAAGTAAATGAAGCTCTAATATGCAGCAATCAAGCAGATGAAGAAGGAGCCGAGATTGCAGATCCCATTGAAGTCATTCCAGAAATTAA AGGTAAAAATGAGGAGCAGGTGAGTACAAGTTTCGGAAAGAAAGTCACATTTGATTTACTTTTGAAAGCTCCTGAGGAATGCCAAGCCCAAGAAGGCGCGCTAGAAAATGATCAGAAACGAAAGAAGAGGGATGAAAGCAGACCTGAGGTCATCCTAGATTTTCCTAGTTCCAGTGAGAAGAAGGAAGGCAAAGCAAAGAAAGAAGAGAGCAAAGACGAGGCCGATTTACTTTCCGATTCAACTATTTCAAGCCTTTTCACATATCCTCCAAACCATAGGTACCAGAACTGTGAATCTAGTGATGATGAGTGTGTTGATATGGGTTTGAAAAAGAACAATCCAGAGGACGAGGAGCATGATGGGAAGAGTGATGACAACATGGATGGCAATTACGAGGAGAAAAATGGTTCTGAAGATTCAGTTGATATCCAAGAAGAGTCATCTGAATTATTCTCTATATCTATCGAGTCTAGAAAACAAAGTTCTGCAGTTGAAAGAGATGAGAAAGAGGTCAGCAGTCCGCTTAAACCAGCTTCAGACAGAGAGGTAAACAGGCCGAATGCTAGAGATAGGACTCAATATGTTCATCCTGTGCTGAACCCAATAGAGAACCTTGGGCAATGGAAAGCCGTGAGAGCCAAAACCACCTCATCCCTGGAGCATCAGGAAAAggaaaatctcaatttggtgcAGGAATTCACGATCCCTTGcgctgaaaaagaaaattcttcgTTGACTTCTAAAAATCCTATACCTTTTAGTGAAGAACCTAACCCGAATCAATCACAACAGCAGCGGTCAAAGAGATTTTCCAACCGACTTAGGCACGATGAAGTTGCAGTTGATACTAGCCTTTCAAGCTGGTTAATGGAATCTGATAAGACTCCGCCTGATGGGAATAGTCCAGGTTCTGTTGGGAACTCAGCCCCAAAGAAAACCGAGTCTCCAACAAGCTTTGAGGATAGGCCAATTTTGGGAGTATTGACAGTAGAAGACTTGAAACAGATGTCTAAATCTGCGACTCCATCTCCTAGACGATCACCAAGGCACAGTCCAGATGAGATGCCTATAATAGGTACAGTAGGGAGTTACTGGAGGCACACAAGAGAAGCCAGAGCTGCTGACACTCGTTCACCTGGCAAAGGAACGTCAGTCACATCCTGCACGACATCAAGAGAGTGCAGAAAG GGCGGAATGAACGGCCACCATACACCATTTCAGGCCAGGTTAGAGAGAACGCTGGACGGTGCTACGGTCCAAGTTTAG
- the LOC113725565 gene encoding uncharacterized protein gives MLGTNMESFDQKSLERVLSQRALQMGNSFPCKICVVGFLCGVCLTSLFLAALTSFGAFELARTPSLSFSGGILKTDSTSGYAIIGSDCNSKQKEKERITFSQKSAIIEIDERVQRLYSVWSNSLSKSASEKGQSGISRLDGQNFPDAPHLENCRLRVEINRRLDSRAENESSPPWTIWKGMLDNFPLTTDEQQRYLGHQLTSESAYLPWITGSDEENYPLTRKVQHDIWFHQHPSNCRDPSIRFLVADWERLPGFGIGAQIAGMCGLLAIAIKEKRVLVTNYYNRADHDGCKGTSRSSWSCYFFPETSQECRERAFELMQSKEGWEKGIIRAKENYTSNEIWAGRIPRIWGSPWSYMQPTTEINGTLIAYHHKMDRRWWRAQAVRYLMRFQSEYTCNLMNTARHEAFGWEAAKMVLSNMNSDVEEDAVEKNRYDIEKFVWSNHKPWIPKPLLSMHVRMGDKACEMKVVGFQEYMHLAERIKRRFPHLNSIWLSTEMQEVIDKSKSYPHWRFYYTNVTRQEGNTLMATYEASLGRETSTNYPLVNFLMASEADFFIGALGSTWCFLIDGMRNTGGKVMSGYLSVNKDRYW, from the exons ATGCTGGGAACAAATATGGAGTCTTTCGATCAAAAGTCTCTCGAAAGAGTACTTTCACAGCGAGCTCTCCAGATGGGGAATTCATTTCCATGTAAAATTTGTGTGGTGGGATTCCTTTGTGGGGTCTGCCTAACCTCGTTGTTTCTGGCTGCTCTCACTTCATTTGGTGCTTTTGAGCTTGCACGGACTCCTTCCTTAAGCTTTTCCGGTGGAATTTTAAAAACAGACTCTACTTCCGGAT ATGCCATTATAGGTAGTGACTGCAACtctaaacaaaaagaaaaggaaagaataaCGTTTTCGCAGAAAAGTGCCATCATTGAAATTGATGAGAGAGTGCAACGACTGTATTCAGTTTGGAGTAATTCTTTAAGCAAATCTGCATCTGAGAAAGGTCAGTCAGGAATCAGCAGATTGGATGGACAAAATTTCCCAGATGCACCTCACTTGGAGAACTGTAGATTGAGAGTTGAAATAAATCGTCGTCTTGACAGCAGGGCTGAGAACGAGAGCTCCCCACCATGGACAATTTGGAAGGGAATGTTAGATAATTTCCCATTGACAACTGATGAGCAGCAAAGGTACCTCGGACATCAATTGACGTCGGAAAGTGCTTATCTGCCTTGG ATAACTGGATCAGATGAGGAGAATTATCCTTTGACCAGGAAAGTGCAACATGACATATGGTTCCATCAGCATCCATCCAACTGTAGAGATCCTAGCATAAGGTTTCTTGTAGCTGATTGGGAGCGATTGCCTGGATTTGGTATTGGAGCTCAGATTGCTGGCATGTGTGGTCTTCTTGCCATTGCGATAAAAGAAAAACGGGTGCTTGTGACTAACTACTACAATCGAGCAGATCATGATGGTTGTAAAG GTACTTCACGCTCCAGTTGGTCTTGCTACTTCTTTCCGGAGACATCCCAAGAATGCAGAGAACGAGCATTTGAGCTTATGCAAAGCAAAGAAGGATGGGAAAAGGGGATCATAAGAGCGAAAGAGAATTACACTTCAAACGAAATATGGGCTGGACGGATTCCCAG GATCTGGGGCAGTCCTTGGAGTTATATGCAGCCCACTACAGAAATAAATgggactttgattgcttatcatcataaaatggatcGAAGATGGTGGCGTGCTCAG GCAGTGCGCTATTTGATGAGGTTTCAGTCTGAGTACACATGCAACTTGATGAATACTGCACGGCATGAAGCATTCGGATGGGAAGCAGCGAAAATGGTTCTCTCAAACATGAATTCAGATGTGGAAGAG GATGCTGTAGAAAAGAACAGGTATGACATAGAAAAGTTTGTATGGTCGAATCACAAACCATGGATTCCTAAGCCTTTGCTAAGCATGCATGTGAGAATGGGCGATAAAGCATGTGAAATGAAGGTGGTTGGATTTCAGGAATACATGCATCTAGCTGAAAGAATCAAAAGGCGCTTCCCTCATCTTAACAGCATCTGGCTTTCCACAGAGATGCAG GAAGTCATTGACAAATCAAAATCGTACCCTCATTGGAGATTCTACTACACAAACGTGACGCGACAAGAAGGGAACACTTTGATGGCAACTTATGAAGCCAGCCTTGGCAGGGAAACAAGCACCAACTATCCCCTGGTTAATTTTTTGATGGCTTCTGAAGCTGACTTCTTCATAGGAGCATTAGGTTCCACATGGTGCTTTCTCATAGATGGCATGAGGAATACAGGAGGAAAAGTCATGTCAGGATACTTGAGTGTGAACAAGGACAGATACTGGTAG